A DNA window from Gemmobacter fulvus contains the following coding sequences:
- a CDS encoding CDP-alcohol phosphatidyltransferase family protein, with translation MTQAPDRRPISSRDTGWARGLSRWLAGTSITPNQISLASIAAAALAGGALWAVGTADGAWRVGLLLLAALGCQVRLICNLMDGLVAIEAGRQAPDGPFWNEFPDRIADIAILVGLGLGLGLPALGWAAATLAVFTAYTRELGRSCGLPADFCGPMAKPQRMALVTGGALLALAEPLWSGAGGVLWLTLWAVVLGTALTVARRAWRIVRALHTRA, from the coding sequence ATGACCCAAGCCCCTGATCGCCGCCCGATTTCCAGCCGCGACACCGGCTGGGCCCGTGGGCTGAGCCGCTGGCTGGCCGGCACAAGCATCACGCCGAACCAGATCTCGCTGGCCAGTATCGCGGCGGCGGCGCTGGCGGGTGGGGCGCTCTGGGCGGTGGGCACGGCGGACGGGGCGTGGCGCGTGGGGTTGCTGCTGCTGGCAGCACTTGGCTGCCAGGTGCGGCTGATCTGCAATCTGATGGACGGGCTGGTCGCCATCGAGGCGGGCCGACAAGCGCCGGATGGCCCATTCTGGAACGAATTTCCCGACCGGATCGCCGATATTGCCATTCTGGTCGGGCTGGGGCTGGGCCTTGGCCTTCCCGCCTTGGGCTGGGCCGCTGCCACGCTGGCGGTGTTCACCGCCTATACCCGCGAGCTGGGCCGCAGCTGCGGCCTGCCTGCGGATTTTTGCGGGCCGATGGCCAAACCCCAGCGCATGGCGCTGGTGACGGGCGGCGCGCTGCTGGCGCTGGCCGAGCCGCTGTGGTCGGGTGCGGGCGGCGTGCTGTGGCTGACGCTTTGGGCGGTGGTGCTGGGGACGGCGCTGACCGTGGCGCGGCGGGCCTGGCGCATCGTCCGCGCGCTGCACACACGCGCCTGA
- a CDS encoding LysR substrate-binding domain-containing protein, translating to MHALPPLTALRAFEAVVRTGTLSAAAHDLGITHGAVSLQIRALEQAVGQPLFARPGKRLVLNGHGARLFQAVSTAFQGMATATAQLRAPVDSGRLRIACVPALLSHWLLQVIDDFAQTHPEVELHLIPANDPQLVLRDAADLCLCYGDRPDPAQIHSQSLAAVRLFPVASPALLTRVPLKSWRGLQQHVLLHADDGQEWREWAGAAPCPLRPTAHRYLSDARLVLEAAILGHGIALGDTITTGRALARGDLVVPFAQSVMSRSVFYLACHPGRRDVPLLAKMSGWLAGAMEATGDPLRLPAARGE from the coding sequence ATGCACGCGCTGCCCCCCCTGACCGCGCTGCGCGCCTTTGAGGCGGTGGTGCGCACCGGCACGCTGTCGGCGGCGGCGCACGATCTGGGCATCACCCATGGCGCGGTCAGCCTGCAAATTCGCGCGCTGGAACAGGCGGTGGGGCAGCCGCTGTTCGCGCGGCCCGGCAAGCGGCTGGTGCTGAACGGCCATGGCGCGCGGCTGTTTCAGGCGGTCAGCACGGCGTTTCAGGGCATGGCCACGGCCACCGCGCAATTGCGCGCCCCGGTGGACAGTGGCCGCTTGCGCATCGCCTGTGTGCCTGCGCTGCTGTCGCATTGGCTGTTGCAGGTCATCGACGATTTCGCCCAGACCCACCCCGAGGTGGAGCTGCATCTGATCCCCGCCAATGACCCGCAGCTGGTGCTGCGCGATGCGGCGGATCTGTGCCTCTGTTATGGCGACCGACCCGACCCGGCGCAGATCCACAGCCAGAGCCTTGCCGCCGTCCGCCTGTTTCCGGTGGCCAGCCCGGCGTTGCTGACGCGGGTGCCGCTGAAATCCTGGCGGGGGTTGCAGCAGCATGTCCTGCTGCATGCCGATGACGGGCAGGAGTGGCGCGAATGGGCCGGGGCCGCGCCATGCCCGCTGCGCCCCACCGCCCATCGGTATCTGAGCGATGCGCGGCTGGTGCTGGAGGCGGCGATCCTTGGCCATGGCATCGCGCTTGGCGATACGATCACCACCGGGCGGGCGCTGGCGCGGGGCGATCTGGTGGTGCCCTTTGCGCAGAGCGTGATGTCGCGCTCGGTGTTTTATCTGGCCTGCCATCCGGGGCGGCGCGATGTGCCGCTGCTGGCCAAGATGTCCGGCTGGCTGGCCGGGGCGATGGAGGCGACGGGTGATCCGCTGCGCCTGCCCGCCGCGCGGGGCGAGTGA
- a CDS encoding phosphatidate cytidylyltransferase: MTPAQSDLIWLLAGLGGVLLTASGVGYVLQQRLSPQGENPGIENLNDRIKAWWVMVALMAVALLLGSSGTTLLFALCSFAALREFVTLVDTRRSDHWALVATFFGVLPVQYYLIWIEWYGLWSIFIPVYAFLLLPILAVLFGDTERFLLRVAAVQWAAMICVFCISHVPALLSLHIPGYEGRNVLLIAFLVVVVQGSDVMQYVWGKLLGRTKIAPRLSPSKTVEGFTGGALSAMLIGASLSWLTPFTPLQAAGLSCVIVLMGFFGGLVMSAIKRDRGVKDWGHLIAGHGGFIDRLDSVIFSAPIFYHLTRYWWSLT; the protein is encoded by the coding sequence ATGACGCCCGCGCAAAGCGATCTGATCTGGCTGCTGGCGGGTCTGGGCGGCGTGCTGCTGACCGCCTCGGGCGTGGGCTATGTGTTGCAGCAACGCCTGTCGCCGCAGGGTGAAAATCCGGGCATCGAAAACCTGAATGACCGGATCAAGGCCTGGTGGGTGATGGTCGCGCTGATGGCGGTGGCGCTGCTGCTGGGATCTTCGGGCACCACGCTGCTGTTCGCGCTCTGCTCTTTCGCGGCGCTGCGCGAGTTCGTTACGCTGGTCGACACCCGGCGCAGCGATCACTGGGCGCTGGTTGCCACGTTTTTCGGCGTGCTGCCGGTGCAATATTACCTGATCTGGATCGAGTGGTATGGCCTGTGGTCCATCTTCATCCCGGTCTATGCCTTTCTGCTGCTGCCGATCCTTGCGGTGCTGTTCGGCGATACCGAACGCTTTCTGCTGCGGGTGGCCGCAGTGCAATGGGCCGCGATGATCTGCGTGTTCTGCATCTCGCATGTGCCTGCCCTGCTCAGCCTGCATATCCCGGGATATGAGGGGCGCAATGTGCTGCTGATCGCCTTTCTGGTGGTGGTGGTGCAGGGCAGCGACGTGATGCAATATGTCTGGGGCAAGCTGCTGGGCCGCACAAAGATTGCGCCGCGCCTGTCGCCCTCCAAGACGGTCGAGGGCTTTACCGGGGGCGCACTGTCGGCCATGCTGATCGGGGCGAGCCTGTCCTGGCTGACGCCCTTCACCCCATTGCAGGCGGCGGGCCTGTCGTGTGTGATCGTGCTGATGGGGTTCTTCGGCGGGCTTGTCATGTCGGCCATCAAGCGGGATCGTGGCGTCAAGGATTGGGGCCACCTGATAGCCGGGCATGGCGGCTTTATCGACCGGCTGGATTCGGTGATCTTTTCGGCGCCGATCTTTTACCATCTGACCCGCTATTGGTGGTCGCTGACATGA
- a CDS encoding VOC family protein: protein MAKNRICVWYDKDAEAAAQFYAQTFPDSAVTAVHLAPADYPSGKAGDVLTVDFIVAGIPCMGLNGGPAFRQTEAFSFQIATEDQDETDRYWNAIVGNGGQESACGWCKDRWGISWQITPRVLTEAMAAGGDEARRAFAAMMEMTKIDVAAIEAARGG, encoded by the coding sequence ATGGCCAAGAACAGGATCTGCGTCTGGTATGACAAGGATGCCGAAGCGGCGGCGCAGTTTTATGCCCAGACCTTCCCGGACAGCGCGGTCACGGCGGTGCATCTGGCCCCCGCCGATTATCCGTCGGGCAAGGCGGGGGATGTGCTGACGGTCGATTTCATCGTGGCGGGTATCCCCTGCATGGGTCTGAACGGCGGGCCTGCCTTCCGGCAGACCGAGGCCTTTTCGTTCCAGATCGCCACCGAGGATCAGGACGAAACCGACCGCTACTGGAATGCCATCGTCGGCAATGGCGGGCAGGAAAGCGCCTGTGGCTGGTGCAAGGATCGGTGGGGCATCTCGTGGCAAATCACGCCGCGCGTGCTGACCGAGGCAATGGCCGCAGGCGGCGACGAGGCCCGCCGCGCCTTTGCCGCGATGATGGAAATGACAAAGATCGACGTGGCCGCGATCGAGGCCGCCCGGGGCGGCTGA
- a CDS encoding lysophospholipid acyltransferase family protein, which yields MITGIFRPLPAALCALAIVLFARAVTAVRGIFSGITPDATQRIYFANHASHGDFVLVWTVLPPRLRRVTRPVAAAEYWQAGALRRFVGQKVFNALLIDRDPATRQADPVAQMAQALDGGASLIVFPEGTRNVTDAPLLPFRSGLYHLARARPATELVPVWIDNLNRVLPKGGLVPIPLICTVTFGAPLHVGGDETKDAFLARATAALIGLSPKAERPPQ from the coding sequence ATGATCACAGGCATTTTCAGGCCCCTGCCGGCCGCGCTCTGCGCGCTGGCGATTGTGCTGTTTGCGCGGGCCGTGACGGCGGTGCGCGGCATTTTCAGCGGCATCACCCCGGATGCAACGCAGCGCATCTATTTCGCCAATCATGCCAGCCATGGCGATTTCGTGCTGGTCTGGACGGTGCTGCCGCCGCGCCTGCGCCGGGTGACGCGGCCTGTTGCGGCGGCGGAGTATTGGCAGGCGGGGGCGCTGCGCCGCTTTGTCGGGCAGAAGGTGTTCAACGCCCTGCTGATCGACCGCGACCCCGCCACGCGGCAGGCGGATCCGGTGGCGCAGATGGCGCAGGCGCTGGATGGGGGCGCCTCGCTGATCGTATTTCCCGAGGGCACGCGCAATGTGACCGATGCGCCGCTGCTGCCGTTTCGCAGCGGGCTTTATCATCTGGCCCGCGCCCGCCCGGCGACCGAACTGGTGCCGGTCTGGATCGACAATCTGAACCGGGTGCTGCCCAAGGGCGGTCTGGTGCCGATCCCGCTGATCTGCACGGTGACCTTCGGCGCGCCGCTGCATGTGGGCGGTGACGAGACGAAAGACGCCTTTCTGGCCCGCGCCACCGCAGCCCTGATCGGCCTGTCGCCCAAGGCAGAAAGGCCGCCGCAATGA
- the speB gene encoding agmatinase, translated as MDKIHLAALRAQFSDDNSARIADPRFARVAARVFNPAGTRVMPWSGVPTLVGAPYRPEPEALADLQVALTGLPMDLGVTNRPGARFGPRAMRGVERIGPYNHVLDCLPLHEMRVGDIGDVAFTSRYDLEQSHRDIEAHIARIVAAGVVPLSVGGDHSITHPVLRAVGRDRPVGLIHIDAHCDTGGATDGTKFHHGGPMRNAVLDGVLDPERTIQIGIRGSAEYLWEFSTVSGMTVIHGEEVPHLGIPEIIRRARAVVGDGPTYLSFDIDALDPGFAPGTGTPEVGGMTPREVLELIRGLKGLNLVGGDVVEVAPQYDSTTNTAQIAAQVLFEILSLMAFSPALKS; from the coding sequence ATGGATAAGATTCACCTTGCCGCCCTGCGCGCCCAGTTCAGCGATGACAACTCTGCCCGGATCGCCGATCCGCGCTTTGCCCGCGTGGCCGCGCGGGTGTTCAACCCGGCAGGCACCCGCGTGATGCCGTGGTCCGGTGTGCCGACGCTGGTCGGCGCCCCCTACCGGCCCGAGCCGGAGGCCCTGGCCGACCTGCAGGTGGCGCTGACCGGGCTGCCGATGGATCTGGGCGTCACCAACCGCCCCGGCGCGCGCTTCGGGCCGCGTGCCATGCGCGGGGTGGAGCGGATCGGCCCCTATAATCACGTGCTGGATTGCCTGCCGCTGCACGAGATGCGGGTGGGCGATATCGGCGATGTGGCCTTCACCAGCCGCTATGATCTGGAGCAGAGCCACCGCGACATCGAGGCGCATATCGCGCGGATCGTGGCGGCGGGGGTCGTGCCGCTGTCGGTCGGCGGCGATCATTCGATCACCCATCCGGTCTTGCGCGCAGTGGGGCGCGACCGGCCGGTCGGGCTGATCCATATCGACGCGCATTGCGACACCGGCGGCGCGACCGATGGCACCAAGTTCCATCATGGTGGCCCGATGCGTAATGCCGTGCTGGATGGCGTGCTGGACCCCGAGCGCACGATCCAGATCGGGATTCGCGGCTCGGCGGAATATCTGTGGGAGTTCTCGACCGTCTCGGGCATGACGGTGATCCATGGCGAAGAGGTGCCGCATCTGGGCATCCCCGAAATCATCCGCCGCGCCCGCGCCGTGGTGGGCGATGGCCCGACCTATCTGTCGTTCGACATTGACGCGCTGGACCCCGGCTTTGCCCCCGGCACCGGCACACCCGAAGTGGGCGGCATGACCCCGCGCGAGGTGCTGGAGCTGATCCGGGGCCTCAAGGGCCTCAATCTGGTGGGGGGCGATGTGGTCGAGGTGGCGCCGCAATATGACAGCACCACCAACACCGCACAAATCGCCGCACAGGTGCTGTTTGAAATCCTCAGCCTGATGGCGTTCAGCCCGGCCCTGAAATCCTGA